In the Alligator mississippiensis isolate rAllMis1 chromosome 7, rAllMis1, whole genome shotgun sequence genome, one interval contains:
- the LOC102571333 gene encoding zinc finger protein OZF yields the protein MQEQSRLTARRAELLEEEVGLPRKEAELPGRTSPMEPGEAPSTPDPQVGGGEEDVSRAARAGAHAAEDAPVPPVRRRRRRAEGGLINLLGLLEPQPRVRARPYRCTDCGRGFSQSSNLLEHQRVHSGERPFTCGECAKSFARGSTLAEHVRTHTGEKPYPCPDCGRRFARGSTLAEHRRTHTGETPFACRDCGRCFSRTSNLAKHQRTHTGEKPYPCPECGKRFGLRSNLLKHLRTHSGEKPFACGLCARRFKKKTHLVSHGRTHTGERPYACGDCGKSFAQSSTLLEHQRTHTGEKPYPCPDCGKRFGVSSNLVKHRRVHTGEKPYGCSACGQRFRYKTQFARHQKLHHGGSQEEEEEEEPMAVLAVGPWATANPLVPIPETA from the exons ATGCAAGAACAAAGCAGA CTCACAGCACGGAGGGCGGAGCTTCTTGAGGAAGAGGTGGGACTGCCCAGAAAGGAGGCGGAGCTACCTGGGAGGACCAGCCCAATGGAGCCAGGTGaagcccccagcaccccagatccccaagtcggggggggagaagaggacgTCTCCAGAGCCGCCCGAGCAG gTGCCCATGCAGCCGAGGACGCCCCCGTGCCACCTGTGAGACGCCGGCGGCGCCGGGCCGAAGGTGGCCTCATCAACCTCCTGGgcctcctggagccccagccccgGGTGCGGGCCCGGCCCTACCGCTGCACCGACTGCGGCCGGGGCTTCAGCCAGAGCTCCAACCTGCTGGAGCACCAGCGGGTGCACTCAGGGGAGCGCCCCTTCACCTGCGGGGAGTGCGCCAAGAGCTTCGCCCGTGGGTCCACGCTGGCTGAGCATGTCCGCACGCACACCGGGGAGAAACCCTACCCCTGCCCGGACTGCGGGCGCCGCTTCGCCCGTGGCTCCACGCTGGCCGAGCACCGCCGGACCCACACGGGTGAGACCCCGTTCGCCTGCCGCGACTGCGGGCGCTGCTTCAGCCGCACCTCCAACCTGGCCAAGCACCAGCGCacgcacacgggggagaagccctaCCCCTGCCCCGAGTGCGGGAAGCGCTTTGGCCTGCGCTCCAACCTGCTCAAGCACCTCCGCACGCACTCTGGGGAAAAGCCCTTCGCCTGCGGGCTCTGCGCCCGGCGCTTCAAGAAGAAGACCCACCTGGTGTCCCACGGGCGCACGCACACGGGCGAGCGGCCTTACGCCTGCGGGGACTGCGGGAAGAGCTTCGCCCAGAGCTCCACCCTCCTGGAGCACCAGCGCacccacaccggggagaagccgtaCCCCTGCCCAGACTGCGGGAAGCGCTTCGGGGTCAGTTCCAACCTGGTGAAACACCGGCGggtgcacacgggggagaagccctaCGGCTGCAGCGCCTGTGGGCAGCGCTTCCGCTACAAGACCCAGTTCGCCCGGCACCAGAAgctgcaccatgggggcagccaggaggaggaggaagaggaggagcccaTGGCTGTGCTGGCCGTGGGGCCCTGGGCCACTGCCAACCCGCTCGTGCCCATCCCGGAGACGGCTTGA